From the genome of Treponema sp. J25:
ATCTAGAACGAAAACCTTTTTTTCTCTTCCATTGTTTACAAATATTTCACAGGATCCCTGTAACGCTATAAGACATTGTATATTCTTTTTGTGACGATGGCCACCTCGTTTTGCACTTGCATTATAAATATAATAAACTCGTTTAATCTCAAAAGGAATTATGTTGTCTAAAACTGTTAAACTTCCTCGAGGATCCGTAAAAGTAGGTAAATCTAATAAGTATGCCATTATTCCTCCAAGAAATACTTTGTTGTGTAAATGTTTCTGTTGAATAGAAGCTTTTTTATTGAATTCTGAAAAAATTGAGATGAGTTTTTCTTTTTTTTCTTTGATAAGAAAAAGTTTAAAGTAAAGAAAAAAAAGTGTTTTAGTATATATATACGTTGCAAAGAAGTTTTTAGATTATCAAGAAAAATATTCTTCACTTCTTTTTGTTCGTGAAATGGTACTCCATATTCACGATATTTTTTTTCAATTTTTAATATGTGTTGGATATAAGGTTTGTAGAAAGTATTTTTAACCCATTTGGGAAGCAAGTAACTACCAAGGTCAATCTTGCTGTCTTTTCTAAATCGAACATCGTGGAAATGATAAAAAATCACAGAAAAGTCTTTTCTCTCTTTTTTGCAAGAAAGTAAAATTCCTTTCTGTAATGCTTTTTTAACTTGATATTGTTGCACATTCCAAGGAGCAACACCAGCGCCTCTGTCGTTCAATATATGAACACTTGTAAAACGATATGGCCAATCGTCTAAATATTTTTGGTCTCCAAATTTACCATCTTCAAATCGGGCGTAACACCATTCATTGCATGCTTTTACCCACCAGTTAAGTGCATTAAGGCCATAAGAATCATTTTTAAATGTCATAAATTGTACACAATAGATTCCCGTTAGAGATGATTTATCATAAACAGGGGTGTACCAATGGGGAGAAAGAGAAATAGAATTTTCTCCCATTTCTTCTACCAATATTGCTGGATCACTATAAAAATATATATCCGCATCAATATAAGTACAATGAGGGATATTGTAAGTCTCAATGCAATATTTGATGAGTGAAGGGGTGCATGTCCAGCAATATTCTGCAATAGAACGGGATTTTTTGATTGATACTAGTTCTCCGTTTTCAAAATCTTTAAGAGAAATAATAGTACAGTATTCTAGTTGTAAGTCTTTTAATACAGAATATGTAACATCATTGAATGCTAATATATATAGATGAAAAGAAGTGCAATGTTTCTTTAAAGATTCGTACATTGCAAGACCGCGACTTAAATAATTGTTATCAAAAAGGGTGCAAAAATATAACATAATAATTATTTCTTAAAAATGT
Proteins encoded in this window:
- a CDS encoding glycosyl transferase — its product is MLYFCTLFDNNYLSRGLAMYESLKKHCTSFHLYILAFNDVTYSVLKDLQLEYCTIISLKDFENGELVSIKKSRSIAEYCWTCTPSLIKYCIETYNIPHCTYIDADIYFYSDPAILVEEMGENSISLSPHWYTPVYDKSSLTGIYCVQFMTFKNDSYGLNALNWWVKACNEWCYARFEDGKFGDQKYLDDWPYRFTSVHILNDRGAGVAPWNVQQYQVKKALQKGILLSCKKERKDFSVIFYHFHDVRFRKDSKIDLGSYLLPKWVKNTFYKPYIQHILKIEKKYREYGVPFHEQKEVKNIFLDNLKTSLQRIYILKHFFFFTLNFFLSKKKKKNSSQFFQNSIKKLLFNRNIYTTKYFLEE
- a CDS encoding FdtA/QdtA family cupin domain-containing protein; its protein translation is MAYLLDLPTFTDPRGSLTVLDNIIPFEIKRVYYIYNASAKRGGHRHKKNIQCLIALQGSCEIFVNNGREKKVFVLDNPSKGLILETVDWHTMDNFKNNCILLVLASEHYDKNDYIDEEYPS